A region from the Geotrypetes seraphini chromosome 10, aGeoSer1.1, whole genome shotgun sequence genome encodes:
- the POLR2I gene encoding DNA-directed RNA polymerase II subunit RPB9, giving the protein MEVDGTYEPGFVGIRFCQECNNMLYPKEDKENRILLYACRNCDYQQEADNSCIYVNKITHEVDELTQIIADVSQDPTLPRTEDHPCQKCGHKEAVFFQSHSARAEDAMRLYYVCTAPHCGHRWTE; this is encoded by the exons ATGGAGGTGGATGGCACTTATGAGCCTGGCTTTGTGGGGATCCGTTTCTGCCAGGAATG CAATAACATGTTGTACCCCAAAGaagataaagaaaacagaatccTGCTGTATGCT TGTCGTAACTGTGACTATCAGCAGGAAGCTGATAACAGTTGTATCTACGTCAATAAGATCACGCATGAAGTTGA TGAGTTGACCCAGATCATTGCTGATGTCTCCCAGGACCCAACGCTACCTCGAACAGAAGACCATCCCTGTCAGAA GTGCGGACACAAAGAGGCCGTCTTCTTCCAGTCTCACAGTGCTAGAGCTGAG GATGCCATGAGACTGTATTATGTGTGCACAGCGCCTCACTGTGGACATCGATGGACTGAGTGA